Within Lytechinus pictus isolate F3 Inbred chromosome 7, Lp3.0, whole genome shotgun sequence, the genomic segment AGTATGTTCAGGGATAGGGCTCTCTTAGACTTTGTGCAGACTACCAGCCAGGCTAGCTCCATCCATTTTGGAGTCAAATGTTAGACAAAAATTTTTGCTCCTCTCAttcttgatttaaaaagaaaggcCTGACCTGTGCTTGATTACCTATCTGATATCTGATTTAAGAAATGAAATGGGAAAACCTGGTCACCAAAAAACAATCCCTGAATGAAAACTAAAGATTTActttgcagaaaaaaaatgaaaagaaaaaagaaaagaagaaagagagaaggaaaggaaagggaaagaaaaaaatgatgaaaagaaatgtaaagaaaaatatagaaggaaaaaaaatgaaggagaaagagaaaaaagagaagtaacacaaatatgaaagcagctattaatgtaaaaaaaaaaaaaaagctcaaaAAGCAGTGGCAAATATAGTAATTTCTTGACTAGTTGCCATCCAAACCAAACGAAGAAGAAGTCTCAGCGGCAGAGCCTAGAGACATAATAGACCTATTGGAATTTTGGTATAATGCTGCAGGTCAAGAGAGTGATACCATATTACAACCGTTAAGACTccatcactcacacgtattgcgaggttagtatactaacctcgcaccacgaaccgcgtttggcagtggatttctaactagtgggtcgcgcgtgctgggatctcatttcttgggtccacaacacacgacttctatggcttgatttttctgtgcgtggcggcatgtaatgaacccttgggtgagACTCCATGGGAttcggaaagaaaaaaaattcagacaAGATTTAGCCCaaatttttttcctcaaaatcagcactttggaataaaaaaaaaaatgcacatgaatttttaattaatattattgttacttgttttgtttttagatcAATGAAGCTGACCACAAACACACCCTGTTCAAGAAGCGGATGACGCAACTACTGAAGGAAAGTCAAGAACTCTTTGTGAACATCGATTCCCTCTTCCAGGAAACCGATATATCTCACATCATTGTCCTCTTTGGTTCGACTGTCATAAGCCCCAAGGAGGTGTATCACATACGATTCTTGAACAACGAACAAACGTCCCAAACTCTTTCCGTGAAGCACTGTGTTAGGAGCGTCGCAAGGTCGCTCATCACCAGCTCTCCGCTCGGGGACAGCCCTCTCCCGCCGGTCACCAACATGGTCCTAACTGCACATGCTCCTAGGTCGTGCAACCCGACCTGGTTCAAGCCCAAGGCCAACTTCAAAGTTCCGAAAATGGGCCGTCACTGCAACATTGACATTAGCTGCGGGATGATGCATAGCAGAGTGTCCTCCGAAGAACACATTTGGATGCAGACTCCTTCTGGCATCAAAGGTCTCAAGGACACAGTATCTCCTAAAGCTCCAAGCGACCTTTGGTGTAGTTGATGAAGAAAATTATATAACAGAtagttgtttgattttattaagTTACATTCACCTTATAGGATAATAGAATGGAGTGAGCAGTGCcttgtgatatacatgtatctgactTGCAATCAGATTCTTTAGTTCAGGGTTGCTCATAGAT encodes:
- the LOC129265679 gene encoding MAD2L1-binding protein-like, with the protein product MATKCEKESTCRISLNGFVTQNIKSRIVTEILKYLLYHREQIPLPFDQLYFQYQRPEINEADHKHTLFKKRMTQLLKESQELFVNIDSLFQETDISHIIVLFGSTVISPKEVYHIRFLNNEQTSQTLSVKHCVRSVARSLITSSPLGDSPLPPVTNMVLTAHAPRSCNPTWFKPKANFKVPKMGRHCNIDISCGMMHSRVSSEEHIWMQTPSGIKGLKDTVSPKAPSDLWCS